Proteins found in one Quercus robur chromosome 2, dhQueRobu3.1, whole genome shotgun sequence genomic segment:
- the LOC126694483 gene encoding uncharacterized protein LOC126694483, with amino-acid sequence MVSPISCLSILVIPLLVTSLFYQVSNAVNNTYLDSICHKSTDYELCSSTFAADDRTPTADLDVLFRISITANINLLHTTNVQQIPKILEKLNNPQDKTLLQNCQTDFTNAQEKLSNAFAASVIRNYTEATNLATGAASLNADCDNGYSTAKRPSPIADVTGKVGKLILISFIIVDEILP; translated from the coding sequence atggtatCTCCAATTAGCTGCCTTTCAATCTTGGTAATCCCCTTACTAGTCACCTCTCTTTTCTACCAAGTTTCTAATGCAGTAAACAATACCTATCTTGATAGCATTTGCCACAAATCCACGGACTATGAGTTGTGCTCATCAACTTTTGCTGCAGACGATCGTACTCCTACAGCTGATCTAGATGTTCTTTTCCGCATTTCTATTACTGCAAACATAAATCTATTACACACTACCAATGTTcaacaaatcccaaaaattcttgaaaaactCAATAACCCACAGGATAAGACTCTACTTCAGAATTGCCAAACCGATTTTACTAATGCACAAGAGAAATTGAGTAATGCATTCGCGGCTTCGGTTATAAGGAATTATACAGAAGCGACAAATTTAGCTACGGGTGCAGCTTCATTAAATGCAGATTGTGATAATGGATACAGTACGGCCAAACGTCCATCTCCAATTGCAGATGTCACTGGCAAAGTGGGGAAGCTAATCCTCATTAGTTTCATTATAGTTGATGAGATCTTACCATAA